The sequence TGCAACACAAGCAATGCAAGTGCCCGGTCGAAATATGCATCCGGAAACGTAAGCGAGGTTGCATCGCCCTGCTGAATCTGGATTCGCGGGTCAGTGTTGAGCCTGTTGGCCTCATCGACGAACACCGACGAAAAGTCGATCGCAGCCACTTCACGCACATTTGCCACTTGCGGCAGCGCGAACGTGAGGCTCCCTGTACCGCATCCAACATCCAGGATGCGTTCTCCATCTGCCAAGCCGGCGAAATTGATGAAGAGAGGGGCGAGCCGTTTGCTCCACCGGCCCATAAGCTGCTCATAGCCAGCGGCTTTTCCGACATTGAAAGTGGAAGTCATGAAAGCCTCCAGATTTGTGCCGCCTTACGCAGCAGAGGCTATTGGAATGCCTGCCGCTTGGATAGTGGAGCTGTCCGACACTCTTTCACCAACGACAATTCAAGAATGCGGCTATCAATAAATAATCAACTGGATCAGACGGTTAGCTTGCTATCCAGAGCGAACCGAGCAAACTGCAAACGGTGGTTTGCAGTTTGAACACCCGCAGAGGATCGGACCATGTCCAGCGCTGTTGCCTACTATCGAGTTTCAACCCATGTCGTTCGGGGCTTGGCATCGATGCCCAGCGCGCGGCCGTCGCCCGGTTCGCCGAAACCGAAGACATCGCGATCCTCCACGAGTTTACCGAGGTCGAGACCGGCAAGGCTCCGACCCTGGACCGGCGCCCACAGCTGGCAGCCGCCCTCGCCCAGGCGCGACAGGCAAAGTGTCCGGTCATTGTTGCTAAGCTCGATCGGCTGTCGCGAGACGTTGCCTTCATTGCCGGACTTATGGTTCAGCGCGTCCCATCATGGTCGCCGAACTCGGAGCCGATGCCGACCCTTTCATGCTGCATTCTGTGCGGCCTTGGCCGAGAAGGAGCGGCGTCTCATCTCGGAGCGCACCAAAGCCGCCCTCGCCTCTCGCAAGATGACCGGGAAACTCGGCAATCCAACCAATTCCGCGCAGGCGGCCGCCACGGGGCGACAGATCTCGGTGGAGGCCGCCGATCGTTTCGCGAGACGATCCTTCCGGTCATCGAGTCCATCCGTCGCTCCGGCATCGCCCCTTGAACAACCGAGGCGTTCGAACAGCCCGCGGCGGACAGTGAAGGTTTCGAACGTGCGAAACATCCTGGCGCGCTCAACAAACGAGCTTTGATAAGCGGGAAAAACCACGCCGGGACGGTATCAGCGTGAGAAGCGCCGCGCCTCTTGTGGCACGGGGCCTCGATACCGCCGCGGGGGCGCAGCGCCTACGAAGTCGCGGATTGGCGGTTGCTGTTCAACTGCACGCACGTCCACCTCGGCTGACTTTCGCACCAGTCAAGCCGGAAGGAGTTCCTTGATCACCGATTTGAGATAATCCATCGCAGCGCGCCCTAACTAATGTCGCTCGGACGCAGCTGCATCGAGCAATTCCGCCAGCGCTTCCTCGACCTTGCCAGCTGCAGCCGCGGTCATATCCATGTGGAAAATGACTCTGTGTGTCAGCATCGCGATCTTGGCATCGCGAAACAACTTGGTGTGCCTGAACGGCGTGGTGTCGAAATCTCCGACCAGCATGGGGAGTTAACCGAAACACGCCGCCTTGGTTCCCAGATCGCTGTCAGCCGGCGATATCATCTTTAACGTTGAGGTCGAAGTCATCGATTGATGCGCAGGAGCAACACCAAGGCTCCCAACCCGGCCGATCAGCGACGCGGCCACAATCTGAAAGGCCGGCCTCGTTGAGCACGACAATTTCGCCGTCGATGAAGGCGCTCTCGACGCCGAGCCGTTTCGACGCCCCGGCCAGGTCCCGATATTTCGCGGTCCAGTTATAGCCGTTTCGGGTGAAGATACGGACGTCGTGATGAATGATGATCTGCGATCGATAGCCGTCGAACTTGACCTCGTGAATCCATTCTTCGACAAGGGTCGGCAACAAAGGCTCGACGAACTTCAAACGCATGAACACCCCTACACCCAGCCATTCAATTAGCAAGCGCTGAAATAGTTCCCGCTTGGAACCTTTACGCCGCGGCCGGGTTCGATCGGTCATGACCAGAATCGCAGATCTCGGACCGCCACCTTTCCCCGGCAAACCTCAGAGGCCCGGCAACGGCCACGACCATTTTCACGAATGCCCAATATGCGGTCAGCGCGTCGACCGCCGCGACATTCGGCAAGCGTTGTGGCACGAGCAGCCCGATCATGAGCCACTTGAGCTGGACAATTAGGAGCGGCCGAGTTGCCGAAGTATCATATCGAGGAAATGAACGGCGATGCCGTCACCGCCACGCACGTCGTCAATGCAACGACGCCATTGAGGGCTGCGCAGGAGGCAACCGAGAGAGGCGTCACGCTGCGCACAAACGAGAGCGTATGGATCAGGGTGACCGACGAGAAGCGCGGCCACATTTTCGAATACAGCTTCAGCCTTTAGAGCCGATTATGCATTGACCATCTCGATGGAAGATTTAGGGCGCCAAAATAGACAGCTTTTTGGTTTATATCCAATGGACAGCGAGACGCATTTCATCCCGCCAACCTTGCGGAACTGACTGTAGAAATCGTTTCAGCATTTGTGGCAACAACTCCGTCCCTGTGGGCATCCTGCCTGGATGGATTTGCTCAGTGCATGCGCCGCTTTCGGGCCTGGAGACCGCTGTGACGCCTGCGGGACAACCTCAGACGCCAGCGGTCAATCCCAAAAGGTCCGTCACGCACAGGCTGCCCGCGCCCCTATTGCGATCCGCGCCCGCCAAGAACCGCTCTTGGCCAGCCGCTAAACCCCGGGAGGGAATTTACCGCTGCAGATCAACATGCTGCGGCATGCGAAGTTCCTCCCTCTCGCGAAAAAGCCCTCTGTCGCATTCCACTGCCTGATGCGGCATCGCCGCTGCCCTTGGTTCCCGGCTCAAAGAAAAAGCCCGCTGGCTCGCTCCGGCGGGCTTGTCTTTTGGGTTGGGCCTATTTGCCCATTTGCATTGCCATTTTGCAGAAATCTGCATGCGACTTCGCGACTGCTTCGTCGGCACACTCCTTCATAATTGCGGCCCGGTCGTCCGCACTCATGGCCGTCCACGCGGCTTTCGCATCCGCTTCCGACTTCATGGTCTTCATGCCGGCGTCGGTGAAGAAGGGGGACATTTTCGCCGGATCATCGAGTGCAGAAGTGCCGGTGGAACTTCCGGCGAAGGCCGAACCGGTCATAAGAGCGAGCGATGCGCCGAGAACGAGCATTTTCGAGTTCATCAAAATTCCTCCTGATCTTAGCTGCTCGAATGCAGCCGTGCTAATGCAATGCCGACTAGGAGAAAAGGTTTCCAATAGATCCTGAAATTGTAGCACTCGCTATGCGCCGACCGCCGCTTGGCAGAACCAGAGCGAAATTGTTCAGAATCCGAGGGTGTTCGACCGTGGGGTGGCGACTTTAAGTTTTCGGCATCAGCAGATCGGCTAAAGCCGAGTAGCGAGTTTCGTTAAAGGCTTCGGTGAGATCGATTTCACTGATTCCTTCTGCCTCTGCGTCGGCAATAAGGCGGCGTGCCAGCTGCTCAATCTGTGTCTGGTCCCGGCCGGAGCAACCTTGAATCAGGTCGTATTTCTCGACCCATTCAACCAAAAAATTCTCGGCACGCTGTCGTCCGAGGATCATGATAATACCCTAAAATGGGACTGGCCCGGGCGGCGCGGGCCAACCAAGATCCGCACCGTGGTCAGCGCCAGTCCCGGCCGGAGCATGCTGCTGTCCTCTCAACATTGCCTGTAAACCCAAAGTTCCTGCCTATCGCGAAAAAGCCCGCTGCCGGGAGTTCGACGCGGGGCCGCGGGCTCCGACCGTCCATGGAGTCACGATCTAACAGCGGACGGGGAAGCCGTTCCACTCCACTGCATCATCGCAACATCGCCTATGGTCCAAGGTTCCCTACGCCCAACAAAAAGCCTGCCGGCCGAAGCCAGCGGGCATTTGGTCTGGAGTAGTTGGAGCGAGCCAGCAAAGGTCAACGAACGGCAGAGAGGTTGGGCCGCTACGCTCGGGCGATGTTCAGCACCGTATGAGGCCCATGCGTCTCCTGGCGCCGATAACGCCAGGGTTCGATGCCGGCGAGATCCGATCCGTCAAACCATCATGTCACGTTGAGTTTCGCAAAATGCAACTGTCGTGCCGCCACCAGACCTTATCGATTTCGAGGTAGACTGGACCTTCCTTCCAAGGCGTCCAGCCCTTGCCAGGCCGCTCCATAACCTCGCTGTCGCGCATCGCGTGTCTCGGGATTCGACAATCTGCCTACAGATATCGCATTATCACAGCCCTTGTGGGGATATGGGGGATTACAAAATGTCATTTCCAGACGGACATGACCGGCTTTGCGCGATCGAATGGCTGGTCCAGAGATTGGCTGTCGAGCACTGCTTGCGCACGCCCGATCCGATCGTTGCCGCCGAGCATCTCAAGGCAGCCGGGGAGGACTATGGCACGCTGGTTTTCACCAGCGCCATCAAGGCCGGCACGGCGGAAGGGATGACTGGGCTGGATATCAGCACCGCACTAGCGTTCTTGGTCCAAAATATTCCAGACGATGTTCGTGCCGCGCTTGGCACCTAGATCGGCCATCTGGTGGACTAGCTGTGGGATAACTCACCAAGTCATGGCTCTTACCGCAGACTCCTTTGCCGCGCTCGAAATCGGATGTAGTTCCGAGCGCGCCTGTGATCTGCGAAAATTAAGCCGGATCACACACCGCTTCCACGATGCATTTGTCGCAGACGGCCATTCGCCTCTAGTCGTAATCCAAGAATTGACGCGGTGAGCAGCTATCATCCAACGTCCATTACTGAAAACCCGCCGCCGCCCGGGCGAAGACCCCCACGACCTCAAGCCCGGCGAGCCTTCGCCGGCGGCTTCATACCTCTCGGGGCCGGTCCGGCGCGCTCCTGAACGCGCCTCCATAGGCGGTCTCGGATCGCGCCACGGGAGTTGATGAAAGCCGAGCCGACATATCTCCCGGTAGTGCGGTCAGCCATCAAAGCGAAGGCCGGCTTCCCCGGTTCGCGCTCGACGCCGAGCAGATCGTATTCTTCGACCATGCAGCTCTTGATCTTCAGCCAAGCTGTTGAGGGGCCGCTGCGGTATTTACGGTAGCGGGGCTTCGAAACCATGCCTTCTAGGCCGGCATTGTCGATCAGGTGGAAAATGGCTTTGGCTTCTCCCGGCAGCGCCTGCCTAACTGGATTCGGTCATCAGGCAGTATGATGCTTTCCAGGATCTCGCGCCGGTCTTCGAGATCCATATCCCGCAGATCGTAGCCGTTGAGGTGGAGCAGATCGAAGGCGACGAAATAGAGGTGGTGTTGCCGGCGGGTGATGGCAGTTCGCAACGCCTGGTAATCAGAAAGGCCTGCTTCGTTGAGCACCACTATTTCACCGTCGATGATGGCGCTCTCTACCCCGAGCCGTTTCGCTGCGCTGGCCAAGTCCCGGTAATGACCGTCCAGCCCCGGCCGTAGCCAGCGGCAAATTTAGACTGGAGTAGCGAGATTCCGTGTGGGCCCGCCTTAAATGGGGAGCAAGGCGGGCCCGACCAAGGGATGCGGACCTTGGCCAGCAACAGTGCTGCCGCGTAAACAAGCTACGCCCCTATATGCTGTTCCTCTAATTCAACAAAAAAGGCCCGCCGACGCAAGCCAGCGGGCAATTGGTCTGGAGTAGCCGGAACGAGCCAGCAGGAGTCAACGAGTGGTGACGGGGACGATTGCGTGGCGGCGCATCCGAACGCTCTTAAAGCCAGATCCTCGTTTCAACTGCGCAACTCATCAGTGTCTCCCTTCATGTCCTGGACTACGTCACGGGTGCCGTAGACGGGGCAGAAGTTTGTTGACTCCGACACTACGGGACGCATAAGTCCCGGCTGCGCCCCACGTCCAAGGCGCTATTTTACCCGAGAGGTACCGAAATGGACGAAAAATATACCAATGCGCGTGAGCACTTTTTTGCGGCAATCCGCTCGCTAGCAGCCTCTTCCGACAGCATTCAAACGCGGTTGATAAACGCGAACGCAAACATCTTGAACGTCACTATCGATGAATTCGACGGTGACCGAGAGCTAAAATTCAAGTTTGCTAAATTGCTGGATCTTCTCGCCATCGATCAAGATGATATGGAAACGGTCGCGGTGGAGACAGCGGCGCACATGACTGATTTTGAGGCGGTTAAAGTCGCGGACCTGATCTGCGATTTTTACTACGAGATCACCTAGGGTCCGCCCACTCCTCCCCCGCGCAGAACGCGCCAGATATCGGACCAATATGCCGTCACCGCCAGCGAGCGTTCAGCCTTGCCCGCTGTTCACACCGTGAGGCAGTGTAAGCTAGGCAGCGACACCACCTAAATAGGCGCTGATGACCGCTTCATTGCTTGCAAGATCACTGCCTGGCCCCTCAAGGACAACGCGCCCGGCCTTGAGAACATAGCCGTAGTCGGCGAATTTCAAGGCGACTTTGCTGTTTTGCTCCACGAGCAGGATGGTCACGCCTTCGCGGTTGAGGCGCTGGACGATGTTCATGACTTCCTTGATCAGTTGCGGCGCCAGGCCCATTGACGGTTCATCGAGCAGGAGCACTTTGGGCGCGGCCATGAGGGCTCTGCCGATCGCGAGCATCTGCTGCTCTCCTCCAGAGAGGTTCCTTGCATCGCCATTCTTTCTGCGCGCCAGGATGGGAAAGAGTTCAAAAACGTGATCCAGCCGCCGCCGGCGCTCGGCGTCGTCGGCAAGCGTAAACGAGCCCAGGTCAAGGTTCTCCTTGATCGTCATGTCTCCGAAAATACGCCTGCCCTCCGGAACGTGGACAAGCCCGCGATGCGGCAGGCGGTGGGCAGGGACCTTGGTTATGTCCTCGCCCAGGAAGCGGACATTTCCAGAGGACGCCGCAATGAGGCCGGACAACGTGCGCAGCACCGTGCTTTTGCCGGCGCCGTTCGCGCCAAGCAGGGCGACGATCTGGCCGCGTTTGACCGAAAGGCTGACGCCATGAAGCGCTTCGATGGCGCCATAGCGGGCAACGATACGGTCCGCGCTGAGAACGATCTCGGAGTCCATCAATCCTCCGTGCCGAGATAGGCTTCGATGACCCTGGGGTCCGCGCGGACGGCCTCCGGCGCACCATCGGCGATCTTCTGACCGTAGTCGAACACGACGATCTTTTCCGACACTTGCATGACCAGCCCCATATCGTGTTCGATCAGCAGGACGGTGACGCCGGTTTCATCGCGAATGCGGCGGATCAGGTGGACAAGGTCCAGCTTCTCGCGCTCGTTCAGGCCGGCTGCGGGCTCGTCGAGAAGGATAAGCTCGGGTGTCGACGCCAACGCCCTCGCGAGTTCGAGCCGCCGTTGATCGCCGTAGGAAAGGCCGCCGGCATGGCGATGCGCATGCTCGGCAATGCCGACGAAATCAAGCCAGCGCATGCCGACCGCGCGGATCGCCTCTTCCTCGCGCCTCTGCGACGGCAAGTGCAGCATGGCCGACACCATGCCATGACGGCTGCGGCAATGCTGGCCGGACATGGCGTTTTCCAGAACGGTCATCTCCTTGAACAGCCGGATGTTCTGAAAAGTGCGGGCAAGCCCGAGCGCGGTGATGCGATGCGGCGGCAAACCGGTAATTGGCCGGCCGCCCAGGCTGATCGAGCCCCCTTCGGCTTGTAGAAGCCGGTCAGGCAATTGAAGAGCGACGTCTTGCCGGCGCCATTGGGTCCGATGAGGCTGTTGATGGCGCCTTTCTCCACCGAGAACGAAATGTCGTGAAGGACCTTCAGTCCCCCAAAACTGAGGCGCAGATCGCGGACTTCGAGCAAGGCCATGGTCAAACCCGCTTGTCCGGCCAGAGCCCGTTCGGCCTGAAGAGCATGATCGCCAGCAGCGCAACCGCGGTCACCAGGGGGCGATAGGTACCCGCGCCGCGCAGCACCTCTGGAAGCAGGGCCACGAGAATGGCGCCCAGGACGACGCCAGGAATGCGGCCCATGCCACCCAGGACGACGCCGAGCAGGATGAGAAGCGATTGGTTGAAGGTGAAACTCTCCGGCGAGATGGCCGTCATTTTGGCAGCATAGAGGCATCCGGCCACGGAAGCGATCACCGCCCCCATCATATAGGCCTGCAGCTTGGCGGTGACACGGTTAATCCCGATACCGGCGGCAGCGTCCTCGTCATAGCGAACGTAGAGCCAGGCTCGTCCCATCCGCGACCGCTCGACGCTGAGGCAGACGAAGGCGGTGAGCAGCGCCAGCACCAGGAACGCATAGTAGAAGTGCTGCACCTGCATCAGCTTGAAGCCGAAGATCTCCGGCCGCTCGATGCCGATGAGGCCGCTGGCGCCACCGGTGATGTCGAGGTTGCGGGCGATGATGCGGACGATCTCGCCGAACCCCAGCGTCACGATCGCCAGATAGTCGCTGCGCAGCCTCAAGGTCGGAGCCCCGATGATGATGCCAGCCACGCAGGCCGCCGCCATCGCGACCGGGATGGTGAGCCAGAAGTTGAACCCGAATTCTGCGGTCAGGATCCCTGACGTGTAGGCGCCGACCGCGAAGAAGGCGGCGTAGCCGAGGTCGAGCAGGCCGGCATAGCCGACGACGATGTTGAGGCCGAGGCACAGAACGACATAGAGCAGCGCCGTGGTCGCCACCTCCGTCACATAGGCGTCGGCGAACTGCGGCAACACCAGCGCGACGGCTAGTGCCGCCAGGCCGGGCAGCACGACGGACCAGCGCATCAGTCGCGGTTGCCCGGCGGCCGGCACGGTTCTCACTTCGTCGATCATCACACCCGCTCCACGACAGAGCGGCCAAGAAGGCCGGTCGGCTTGAACACCAGGAACAGGATCAGGGTCCCAAAAACGAAGACGTCACGCCACTCCGATCCGACGAAGGGCAAGGACGAACCGAAAGCCTCGAGCAGGCCGAGCAGCAAGCCGCCGAGCATGGCGCCCGGCACGCTGCCGATGCCGCCTATGACGGCTGCCGTAAAGGCCTTGAGCCCCATGATAAAGCCCATGAAGAAATGGACACTGCCATAGTATGCGCCGGCCATGACCCCGCCGCCGGCGGCGAGCGCCGAACCCATGAAGAAGGTCAGTGCGATCACCCGGTCGACATCGATGCCCATCAGGCGGCTCGCCCCCATATCGATGGACACGGCGCGCATCGCCTTGCCGTACATGGTGCGTGAGACAAAGGCCTGCATCCCGGCCATAAGAGCGATGGAGGCGGCCACCAGCACCATCTGCGTGTAGGTGATATGAACGGTGGAAATGTCAACACCGGCAAAACCGAGGTCCGTGTTGAAGGCATAATGCCGCCCGCCTGTCAGGGCGAGTGCGGTGCCGTTTAGCACCATCGACGCACCGAGCGCCGTGATGAGGATGGAGAGGCGCGGCGCATTGCGCATCGGCCGATAGGCGAAGCGCTCGATGACGACGCCGAGCAAGCCGACGACCAGCATCGACACTAGCAGGGCGCAGACCACGCCCAGCCAGCCGTTGCCGACCCATATGCCGACGAAGGAAAACACGATGAGGCCGACGAAGGCGCCATTCATGTAGATGTCGCCATGGGCGAAATTCAGGAGCTTGATGACGCCGAAGACCATGCTGTAGCCGAGCGCGATCAGGGCATAGAAAGAGCCGACGATAAGGCCGTTCACCAATTGCTGAATAAGCAGGTCGAGCGTCATTGATGCTCCGAGGGCAGAATTGAAAAAGTCTTGTCTGGGCGCAGCGTCGGTGCGCCAGACAATCGGCGATGACGCCGAGGCCGCCACAAGGGCCGCCCCGGCATCAATCCGGTTGGCCTTTATTCGACAGCCACCCACTTGCCGCCCTTGGCGATCACTGGGCGGAAGTTCGAAGTCTGGAGCGTGTTCTTGTCGGTGAACTTGATTTCACCGGCAAGTCCCTTGAAGTCGCTAGCCTTGAGCGCCTCGATGATTGCCTTTTGGTCCGTCGACTTGGCCCGTGTGACAGCATCGACGATCAGGTCGCCCACGTCATGGGACAGCGCCGCATAGGCGCCGGCGTCGCGGCCATAGGTTTCCTTGTACTTGGCCTTGAAGTCGGCGGCGCCAGACAGGAGGTCCACGGTGGGCGGGGACAACAGGTACACGCCCTCACCGGCCGAGCCGGCGATCTCCAGATATTCCGGCGAATTGTTGCCGTCGCCGAGTACGATGCCGCCCTGGAATCCAGCCTGTCGAAGCTGCTTGGTGAGCAGGGCGCCACCGGCATGGTAGGCGGTCCAGAAGACCGCGTCCGCGCCGCTCGATTTGATCTTGGTGACGACCGCCGAATAGTCCTGCTCACCGGCAGTGGTCGTCTCCTTGGTGGCAATCTCGCCGCCGGCACCCTTGAAGGCTTCGGCTGTCAGCTTGGCCAGGTCAGACGAATAGGCATCGCCTTCGTCTATGACCGCGATCTTCTTGTAGCCGTTCTTCTTGAAGAGCTCGACAGCCGTCGTCGCCTGCATGTCGCCGGTTGAATTGGCGAGGAAGGCATTGCCCTGATTGGCGGCAACCAGCTTGGTCGAGTTCGCTCCGATGATGACGAACGGAATGCCGGCGTCGCCATAGATCTTCAATGTCGGCAACACGGCGCCCGAGCAGTAGCCGCCGACGATGGCGGTCACGCCCTCCGAGACAAGCTTGCTGCCTGCGGTCACCGCCTGCTGCGGATCGCAAGCGTCGTCGGCGGTCGTGGTGATGATCTTGTCGCCGTTGACGCCGCCTTTGGCGTTGACGGCATTGATCGCCATCTTCACGGCGTTCTCCATATCCTGCCCCTCACTGGCCAGTTGGCCAGTCATTGGAGCAACGATGCCGATCTTGATATCGGCAGCCGCGCCATCGTGGTCATAGCCAGCCCGGCAAGGGCGGTGGCACAAGCTAGCCTCTTGGCAAGCCTCTTGAAGGAAACAACCATTATTCTCTCCATTTTCCCCTGTTGGTGCATCCAGGCGGCGTGCCCGAAATGCATTGTTTCGCCCCTCCGTTAGCTGCGGAGCGGTTATGTTGAGCAAGATCGCCAGCCGGCCATGCGATTTCTCACCGGCAGGCTCCTGATCCGCCGATCAGTGACTGCCGCTGGAAGCCCGGGCATAGGCTCCCTGATAGCGGTTCTCCTGGATGCTCTGCATGATCTCGGCCTCGCGGGCTTCCTGCGCCCGGACGGCGGCCAGCAAGGCCGCGGCACCGTCGATTGGAAATGCCACGACGCCATCCTCGTCGCCGACGACGATGTCGCCAGGACCTACGACCATGCCGCCTATGCAGACGGGAACATTGATGGCTCCCGGGCCATCCTTGTAAGGTCCGAGATGGATGGCTGACCGTGCAAAGCATGGAAACGGATTGCGGCTGATGGCACCGGCATCGCGGATGGCGCCGTCGATGACAATGCCCGCAGCGCCGCGTGACGCCGCGACACTTGTCATGATCTCGCCGACCAGCGCACGTCCTTCATAGCCGCCGCCATCGACGACGATGACGTCTCCGGGCCGCAACAGATCGAGCGCACGATGGATGAACTGGTTGTCGCCGGGGCGGGTCCTGACCGTCAGCGCCCTCCCCGCCATGACGCCGCTCAACCGATGGAACGGCCGCAACCCGACAGCGCCGGGGACACGAGCGAGATTGTCGCTGATCAACGGCGTCGCAAGAGCGCGGAACGCGTCGATCAGTTCGCTTTCCTGTGATCCATCCGCCATTGCCTGCACTCCCCGTCGTCGGCACTTCTTATGAATATAGTATCCAATCACACTTAATTCGGTGGAGTCAACCGACCTTGCGATGGTGGGCAGAAAAAAGCCAAAGCGGCTTCGGAATGGCGCCGAGCTGGCCAGAATGACCCCAACCGCTCCACCCATCCGGGCTTGCAATGGCGTCGAAGTTCAAGATAGATTGGATAACATATCCATAAATGTCATGATTGTGAAAAGGGATTGGGTTGTGAAGCACGCAGGAAAAGTCGTGATCGTCACCGGGGCGGCACAAGGCCTGGGCCTTGCCTGCGCCGAGCGCTTTCATGCCGATGGCGCCAAGGTGGTGCTTGTCGACGTGCAGGCCGATCGCGGACGCGAGCATGCCGAACGTCTTGGCGAACGTGCCGCCTGGCTATCGGCGGATCTCTCCGAATGCACGCAGGAAATGGCAGCCGATGTTGTTGCCAAGGCCACGAAGCGATTCGGCAGTGTCGACGTCCTCATCAACAATGCCGGCATTATCCATCTGGACGATTTCGTTGACTTCCCCGAGGAAGCCTTCGACCTGGTTCAGCGCGTCAATCTCAAGGCGCCCTTCCTTCTCGGGCAGGCCGCGGCAAGGGCCATGATCGCGCAGGGACGCGGCGGCTCGATCATCAACATGTCGTCGATCAACGCCATCCTGGCCATTCCCAATTCCGTCGCCTATGCCGTGTCCAAGGGTGGCATCAAGCAGTTGACGGCGGTGATGGCCGTCGGATTGATTCGGCATGACATTCGCGTCAACGCCATCGGCCCCGGCACCATCCTGACCGACATGGTCAAGAGCTCGGTCATGGCCAGCGAAGCGCAGCGCCAGACCATCCTGTCGCGCACGCCGAGCGGCCGCTGTGGCGAACCTTCGGAGATCGCCAGCGTCGCATCCTTCCTGGCCAGCGACGACGCCTCCTACATTGTCGGCCAGACCATCTATCCGGATGGCGGCCGCCTGATCCTGAATTATACGATGCCGGTGAAGGACTGACCGCCAATGGTTTTCGGTACGCCCCACATCAGTCTTGCGGGATCAGCCGCGCTGCTGCTCGACGGCGCGCAGGAGGCTTTCGATGATGCCACCCAGGAGTTGGTCTGGGCGGTAGCGAATGCCGCGCTGAGCCTCGAAGGGGTGCGCGAGACCGTTCCCGGCATGAACAACCTGCTGGTGGTGTTTGACCCGCTCGCCACGGACGCTCACAGCGTCGGCGATCAGCTGATGTCGCTCTGGGCCAGCACCGATGCCCATGCGGTGACCGGCACGCATCATACCATTCCCGTCAGCTATGGCGGCTCGCGCGGCGAGGACCTCGCCGGCTGGGCCGCGCATTGCGGCCTGTCTGTCGACGAGACCGTCAGCCGCCACGCGGCAGCCGCCTACACCGTCGCCGCCATCGGCGCCATGCCGGGCTTTCCCTATCTGTCCGGTCTCGACCCACGGCTTGCATGGGCAAGGCGCAGCACGCCTCGCCTGAAGGTCACTGAGGGCGCCGTCATCATCGGCGGTGCGCAGGCGGGCGTCATGCCGATGACTGCGCCGTCCGGATGGCACATGATCGGCCATACCGACGTGAAGCTGTTCAACGCCGAAGCGGAATTGCCCGTGCTGCTCCGGCCCGGAGACACGATCGGATTCACGATCGCGGGGATTGAGGCGTGATC is a genomic window of Mesorhizobium huakuii containing:
- a CDS encoding branched-chain amino acid ABC transporter permease, with translation MTLDLLIQQLVNGLIVGSFYALIALGYSMVFGVIKLLNFAHGDIYMNGAFVGLIVFSFVGIWVGNGWLGVVCALLVSMLVVGLLGVVIERFAYRPMRNAPRLSILITALGASMVLNGTALALTGGRHYAFNTDLGFAGVDISTVHITYTQMVLVAASIALMAGMQAFVSRTMYGKAMRAVSIDMGASRLMGIDVDRVIALTFFMGSALAAGGGVMAGAYYGSVHFFMGFIMGLKAFTAAVIGGIGSVPGAMLGGLLLGLLEAFGSSLPFVGSEWRDVFVFGTLILFLVFKPTGLLGRSVVERV
- a CDS encoding recombinase family protein, whose translation is MVCSLNTRRGSDHVQRCCLLSSFNPCRSGLGIDAQRAAVARFAETEDIAILHEFTEVETGKAPTLDRRPQLAAALAQARQAKCPVIVAKLDRLSRDVAFIAGLMVQRVPSWSPNSEPMPTLSCCILCGLGREGAASHLGAHQSRPRLSQDDRETRQSNQFRAGGRHGATDLGGGRRSFRETILPVIESIRRSGIAP
- a CDS encoding ABC transporter ATP-binding protein produces the protein MDSEIVLSADRIVARYGAIEALHGVSLSVKRGQIVALLGANGAGKSTVLRTLSGLIAASSGNVRFLGEDITKVPAHRLPHRGLVHVPEGRRIFGDMTIKENLDLGSFTLADDAERRRRLDHVFELFPILARRKNGDARNLSGGEQQMLAIGRALMAAPKVLLLDEPSMGLAPQLIKEVMNIVQRLNREGVTILLVEQNSKVALKFADYGYVLKAGRVVLEGPGSDLASNEAVISAYLGGVAA
- a CDS encoding SDR family NAD(P)-dependent oxidoreductase, producing MKHAGKVVIVTGAAQGLGLACAERFHADGAKVVLVDVQADRGREHAERLGERAAWLSADLSECTQEMAADVVAKATKRFGSVDVLINNAGIIHLDDFVDFPEEAFDLVQRVNLKAPFLLGQAAARAMIAQGRGGSIINMSSINAILAIPNSVAYAVSKGGIKQLTAVMAVGLIRHDIRVNAIGPGTILTDMVKSSVMASEAQRQTILSRTPSGRCGEPSEIASVASFLASDDASYIVGQTIYPDGGRLILNYTMPVKD
- a CDS encoding branched-chain amino acid ABC transporter substrate-binding protein; this encodes MCHRPCRAGYDHDGAAADIKIGIVAPMTGQLASEGQDMENAVKMAINAVNAKGGVNGDKIITTTADDACDPQQAVTAGSKLVSEGVTAIVGGYCSGAVLPTLKIYGDAGIPFVIIGANSTKLVAANQGNAFLANSTGDMQATTAVELFKKNGYKKIAVIDEGDAYSSDLAKLTAEAFKGAGGEIATKETTTAGEQDYSAVVTKIKSSGADAVFWTAYHAGGALLTKQLRQAGFQGGIVLGDGNNSPEYLEIAGSAGEGVYLLSPPTVDLLSGAADFKAKYKETYGRDAGAYAALSHDVGDLIVDAVTRAKSTDQKAIIEALKASDFKGLAGEIKFTDKNTLQTSNFRPVIAKGGKWVAVE
- a CDS encoding DUF768 domain-containing protein; protein product: MILGRQRAENFLVEWVEKYDLIQGCSGRDQTQIEQLARRLIADAEAEGISEIDLTEAFNETRYSALADLLMPKT
- a CDS encoding RraA family protein, translating into MADGSQESELIDAFRALATPLISDNLARVPGAVGLRPFHRLSGVMAGRALTVRTRPGDNQFIHRALDLLRPGDVIVVDGGGYEGRALVGEIMTSVAASRGAAGIVIDGAIRDAGAISRNPFPCFARSAIHLGPYKDGPGAINVPVCIGGMVVGPGDIVVGDEDGVVAFPIDGAAALLAAVRAQEAREAEIMQSIQENRYQGAYARASSGSH
- a CDS encoding branched-chain amino acid ABC transporter permease, which codes for MIDEVRTVPAAGQPRLMRWSVVLPGLAALAVALVLPQFADAYVTEVATTALLYVVLCLGLNIVVGYAGLLDLGYAAFFAVGAYTSGILTAEFGFNFWLTIPVAMAAACVAGIIIGAPTLRLRSDYLAIVTLGFGEIVRIIARNLDITGGASGLIGIERPEIFGFKLMQVQHFYYAFLVLALLTAFVCLSVERSRMGRAWLYVRYDEDAAAGIGINRVTAKLQAYMMGAVIASVAGCLYAAKMTAISPESFTFNQSLLILLGVVLGGMGRIPGVVLGAILVALLPEVLRGAGTYRPLVTAVALLAIMLFRPNGLWPDKRV